In Parabacteroides timonensis, the genomic stretch TTACCTGCAACTCCAAGATCTTCATTCAGATACTGTCCTTTTTCTTTAGCTAAAAGCATACCTCCATTGTAAGCATTACTTGCGATGAAATCGATTACACCATTCAAGTCAGCCACCAGACCGGTCTTTTTGTTCTTAAACTGGTATCTTGTTAAACCGTTTGCCGATGTATCTACAATTTTCCACAGATAAGCATCCAAAGCGTCGGTACCGTTTTTTGCAGCGTCATCATAAGCGATAGAAGAAGAAGGATCATCAACAGTTACAGTACCATCGTCGTTGCCTTTCCATGCTTTATCTGCAGCACCTGCGATAAAGTAATACTCATCTTTTGAGAAAGAAGTTTGCAAAGCCAAAGATTGACCACCATCACTGTTCACTTGTGCTGTGATTTTATCAGCTGCAACCGGAGCTAAAGCAGAAACAGAAACTGTTTTAATAACACCGTCATTTACTTTTAACGTTGCTTCATCAACTGTAGCTTTTACACCTGCATCTGCCAGCTTCCAAGTACCAGCTGCACCTGGCTGACCAGCCTCGAAACTCAAGAACTTAGCAGTAGCTTTAGCACGTTCTTTGGCTACAGACACCAACTTTCCACTTGCATCCAATTTCCAGGAATAAGCAGCAGTAGCCTCAGCTTTTTCCGCTGTTTTAACTGCGTCACCGTCTACATACAGGTATTTGTTATTAGTATCCTGCAGGTAGAAAGAGGCAGTTACAGTACCTTCCTTAGCCTTTTCCAAGAAGATATTCAAGTTATTCACTTTACCATCTTTATCCACTGTCACTTCTCCTAAACCAGGAAATACATCATCGGCTCCGTAAACTCCGAAAACGATAGTGGAAGGGGAACCAGCCTGTGCAACAACTTCAGGCAACGAAGCAGCATTAAGTTTTAAGCAAGGATCGGTCAGTGCTTTCACACCGTCATTACTTCCAAAGTCATCTTTATTAGCTAACTTCAAGTTACCATTATTCAAAGTAAACTCAGCCTTTGTAATAGGAGCCGAAATAGCACCAACTTCAGTCAAGGCACATGCCACACTGGATCCAGTATTACTCAACGTCAAATAGCTGTCAGTCCCACCTACATTTACTTTCAAGTAATACACACCAGCTTCATCAGCATCCTCCAACACCCATTGCGTTTCACTTCCGTCAATTTCAGTATCATCAGAAGTTTGGCCGTTAGCACCCAGAAGACCATTCAAGCCCAGACCACCCGAAGCGATCTCTGTACCAATAAAATAGGAACCAGCAACAGGCTGCGTCAGTCCGACCACCTTAGCGTCCAGCGTTGTCCAAGCCCCGGCTGCCAGGATAGCAGCCACAAGAGTAGAAAACTTTTTGTTCATAATTCTAAAATTTAGTATTAATAATAGTGTTAATGAAATAATTCGTTCTTCTTATAAAAAGCTGCCACCTCTATGGGATGACTAGCTAAAACGTTCCTTTTTTCTAGTCATTTCTATCGGGTTTGTAATAAAAAAAGCATATTTGGTACTTACTTTGCTATTCAATTGATAAGAAAGAACATAGGATGAGAAAAAAAACTTCAAAAAGGATTGTAGATTTAAAAGTTATGTCTAATTTTGTTGACTAGAAAAAAGGAACGTTAAAATTAGTCATACCAAAAAACGGCTCTTTTATTAATCTTCAACCCCTCTAAGCAATTATTCCATTTAATATCTATTGTCTATAAAGATATAATTAATGTACGCACGTACATTATTATAAAGATTTTAGCATTTTGGCGTCACCTTTCACCCAGCAGAAGTATTACATTATATATCAACATATTACACGATGACGCCGCCACCAATTTCGGCGTCACCTACTTTCACTGATAAAAACGAAAAAACACCTAAACAGGTCTATTCCCATAAGTACACAAATATTAAAGTTCTATGTATCAACATATAATAGTCAACCATACAAGTTCTAAGGATTCTCCTCCTATGATTTATTTATTTAACGGATTGTATACAAATATGTAAGGCTATGCTTACAAATATGTAACCCATGCCTTACATATTTGTAGAGCATAGGTTACATTTATAAATATCGGATGAAAACACCTTAATTGTCCTATCCTACGACCTTATATATCATAGGATAGCACCTTTAAGTTAATAGCATAAGATTAAAGAAGCAAGGTTACAGTACGATTCGAATATATGTACTCAAAAAAAATGAAAAGGGTGACGCCGGGAATAAACCCAGCGTCACCCTTTCAGGCTTTTATTATCAAGGGGCAATTGCGATATCACTCAAGGTGAAGCCGCAATTGCCAACATTTTGTAGAGAAGAGAAGTCTCCAATCAATGATGGAACAACCGCACTCCGGTAAATGCCATCGTTATGCCATACTTGTCGCAAGTATCGATCACATGGTCGTCACGGACCGAGCCGCCTGCCTGTGCAATATATTCCACACCACTCTTATGTGCACGTTCGATATTGTCGCCGAACGGGAAGAAGGCATCCGAGCCCAAAGCCACACCATTCATGGTATCCAGCCATGCACGCTTTTCTTCGCGGGTCAGGACTTCCGGTTTTTCGGTGAAGAACAGTTGCCATACGCCATCTGCCAGTACATCTTCATGGTCGTCGCTGATGTAGACATCAATGGTGTTATCACGGTCTGCACGACGGATCTTTTCAACCCAAGGCAGGTTCATTACCTTCGGATGCTGGCGGAGGAACCAGATATCAGCCTTGTTTCCTGCCAGGCGGGTACAATGGATACGGCTTTGCTGACCGGCACCGATACCGATCGCCTGTCCGTCCTTGGCATAACAAACGGAGTTACTCTGTGTATATTTCAAAGTGATAAGGGCAATGATCAGATCGCGTTTAGCATCTTCTGAGAAATTCTTGCTCTTTGTCGGGATATTGGTCAACAGGCTTTCATCCAGCTTGATCTCGTTACGTCCCTGTTCGAAAGTGATGCCGAAGACATCCTTGTGTTCGATCGGAGCCGGTGTATAAGCCGGATCGATTTTGATAACGTTGTAAGTACCTTTCCGTTTGTTCTTCAGGATCTCCAGAGCTTCCGGCGTATAGTCGGGAGCAATGACGCCATCGGATACTTCACGGTTGATCAGGCGGGCTGTCGCTTCATCGCAAGTATCGCTCAAAGCGATAAAGTCACCATAAGAAGACATGCGGTCTGCACCACGGGCACGGGCATAAGCGGTTGCCAGAGGAGTCAGAGGAAGATCGTCTACAAAGTAGATTTTCTTCAACGTATCGCTCATCTCGATTCCAACAGCGGCACCGGCCGGGCTGACGTGTTTGAAAGAAGCGGCAGCGGGAAGTCCTGTAGCCTCTTTCAGTTCTTTCACCAATTGCCAGCTATTGAAGGCATCCATGAAATTGATGTATCCGGGACGACCGTTCAATACCTCGATAGGCAATTCCCCCTGCTGCATGAAAATGCGCGACGGCTTCTGGTTGGGGTTGCAGCCGTACTTCAGTTCTAAAGAGTTTTTGTTTTCTGTGCTCATATTGCTTGTTATATAGGATTCTATTTCATTTCTGCCATTCCTTCTTCCAGGGAATGGGGCGTGTAGCCTAGTTCGCGACCAGCCTTGTCGATACTCAGTCCGCTGAAACGGGGACGCGGGGTGGCTTCGTTCATTTCTTCCGTAGTGACCGGAATGATCAACGAACGGTCCAATTGGAAATAATCGGCTACACGGTAGGCAATATCGGCTATTGACAGGCATTCGCCGCCACAAATATGCCAGGTTCCGTTCAGAGAGGTGTGCATAAGTTTCTCCACACCGTCGGCAATATCTTGTACCCAGGTCGGTGTACGATACTGATCGGAAACGGCACGTATCTCCTGACCGGCTTGCAGACGGTTCTTCACCAGTTGCAGGATGTTACCGTGCTGTCCCGGCAATGCCTTGCCGTAAACAACGACCACGCGTACATTCGCATAATTACTGCAATTAGCAGCAACAGCCAATTCACCCTGGTATTTGGATATGCCATAATAGTTCACAGGAGCCGGGGTATCCGTTTCCGTATATAATCCGTTCTTCTTTCCGTCGAAGACGAAATCAGTAGACAGATGGATGAAACGGCTGCCAGTCCTCTCACAGCAACGGGCTATATTCTCTACTGCCAGCACATTGGCGGCGTAGGCTTCTTCATGATGTGATTCACAATAATCGGGGACGGACAAGGCGGAAGCGTTGATTACGACAGCCGGACGAACATCAGTAATCAGCCGGTCGATGGCCGGATGGTTATCTATATCTGCCTGGACGAACCGGTAATTATCTCCCGGCAAAATATCCTTATGCAAGGAACAGCCTGTCAGTTCATACTTTCCCTGCCGGGACAGGTGCTGCAAGATTCGTCTGCCAGTAAAGCCGTTCGCTCCAATTATCAGTGTTTTCATCAGAACATATACATTAATACACCTAATACACGGTGATTGGTTATCGAATGCGTATCGCGGATACGTCCGTCAGCCAATGCACGGTCACCATACCAGGCGAGGGACGGACTGTATTCCAAACCTACTTTCCAGTGAGGCAGGACATACGACATCTGCAAATTAGTAGTAAATACCTGGTCCACATCCAGTCCGACACCATAAGTCGGTCCGACAATATCCTTGCCTGCACCCAGGTTCTTCAGATAACCGACA encodes the following:
- a CDS encoding phosphoribosylaminoimidazolecarboxamide formyltransferase, which encodes MSTENKNSLELKYGCNPNQKPSRIFMQQGELPIEVLNGRPGYINFMDAFNSWQLVKELKEATGLPAAASFKHVSPAGAAVGIEMSDTLKKIYFVDDLPLTPLATAYARARGADRMSSYGDFIALSDTCDEATARLINREVSDGVIAPDYTPEALEILKNKRKGTYNVIKIDPAYTPAPIEHKDVFGITFEQGRNEIKLDESLLTNIPTKSKNFSEDAKRDLIIALITLKYTQSNSVCYAKDGQAIGIGAGQQSRIHCTRLAGNKADIWFLRQHPKVMNLPWVEKIRRADRDNTIDVYISDDHEDVLADGVWQLFFTEKPEVLTREEKRAWLDTMNGVALGSDAFFPFGDNIERAHKSGVEYIAQAGGSVRDDHVIDTCDKYGITMAFTGVRLFHH
- a CDS encoding SDR family oxidoreductase codes for the protein MMKTLIIGANGFTGRRILQHLSRQGKYELTGCSLHKDILPGDNYRFVQADIDNHPAIDRLITDVRPAVVINASALSVPDYCESHHEEAYAANVLAVENIARCCERTGSRFIHLSTDFVFDGKKNGLYTETDTPAPVNYYGISKYQGELAVAANCSNYANVRVVVVYGKALPGQHGNILQLVKNRLQAGQEIRAVSDQYRTPTWVQDIADGVEKLMHTSLNGTWHICGGECLSIADIAYRVADYFQLDRSLIIPVTTEEMNEATPRPRFSGLSIDKAGRELGYTPHSLEEGMAEMK